TGCTGGTGTGCGGGGTTCTTACCATTTCAATGAATTACTTCAGTTGGCAACGGATAAAGCTGATTTATATGCAGGTATAGGTGTTTCCTTCTATCGTCTATCATACGGTGATTACTACGCAAATATACCTGGCTTTTCAAATTCGTACACGACAGCATACGTTCCTATTCACATTGGTGGCCGCTATTTCTTCAGCGAAAACGTAGGTGGTTTTGCTGAACTAGGTTCTAGTCTGGCTACGCTGAAATTAGGCGTTACATTCAAACTGTAAGCATACTGTAAGTTCACAAAAAAGGCCTCCTGGTGTCAGGAGGCCTTTTTTGTGGTAGACAAACCTATTTGCTGGCAACTTCCTTTAAACTCCGTACGCCCATGTTCCATAGGATGAACGAGTAAATGTCAGCCGTGGTCTCGATGTTCTTTTTGGTATTACTGGCACCGTGCCCTGAGTTGGTGTCAATCCGTATCAGCACGGGGTTCTGGCCTTTGTACACTTCCTGAAGCGTAGCTGCATATTTGAACGAGTGCGCGGGCACAACGCGGTCATCGTGGTCGGCGGTCGTGATGAGGGTGGCGGGATAATTGGTGCCTGCTTTTAGATTATGAATGGGCGAGTAAGCGTATAAGGCTTTAAACTCGTCGGCGTTATCGCTACTACCGTAATCGGCGATCCAGTTCCAGCCAATCGTGAATTTATGGAACCGCAGCATATCCATGACGCCCACCTGCGGAATGGCCACCCGAAACAAGTCAGGCCGTTGGTTGACAACTGCACCCACCAGCAAGCCACCGTTGGAACCACCCTGAACGGCTAGTTTGGTCGGACTGGTGTATTTCTGAGCGATCAGGTACTCGGCTGCTGCGATGAAATCGTCAAAAACGTTCTGTTTTTTCAGTTTCATACCCTGCTCATGCCATTTCTCACCATATTCACTACCGCCCCGTAAGTTGGCCTGTGCATAAACTCCCCCCTGTTCCAGAAAAGGAATCCGCAGTGGACTGAAGGCTGGCGGCAAACTGATGTTGAAACCGCCATACCCGTACAGGAGCGTCGGATTCGTACCGTCGAGCTTCATTCCCTTTCGATAAGTCAGGAACATGGGTACTTTTGTGCCGTCTTTACTGGTATAAAATACCTGTTTCGTTTCGTAATCGGTCGGCTTGAAATCGACTTCGGGTGCCCGGAAAATCGTGCTCTTACGTGTACCGATATCATAGCGATAGATCGTTGGCGGAAAGGTAAATGACGTAAAGGTATAGAACACGAATTTGTCGTCTTTCTCTCCCCCGAAGCCCCCTGCTGAGCCAATGGCAGGTAGTTGAATAGCACTTTCCATTTTTCCGGCGTAATCGTAGACCTCGACTTTTGACGTTACGTCTTTCGAGTATTCAACGAATAATTTGCCGCCCGCTGCGCTGACACTATTCTCGGCGATAGGCTCCGGTTTTTCGGGAATGAGCGTCGAAAAAGCCTTTTTCTTCGTATCGAAGGCGATCACTTTGCTGTTGGGCGCTTTTTCATTGGTCAGAATCAGCAGGCGATCACCATCGTTGTCGATCACGCTATAGCTAAAGTCAGTTACGTCGTCGATTACGGGTGCGAACGCTTTCTGGTCGGATTTGGCGTCCATAAAAAACAGAGCATTCCCATCTTTCCCTTTGCCCCGATCGCTTACGGATAGCAACAAAAACCGCTCATCATCGGTAGTACTGGCGATGTGAAAGCGTTGCGGGTTTTTCGGATCTTCGTAAATAAGCCGGTCGGCGGACTGGGGCGTATTCAGCTTATGGTAGAAGACCTGATGGTTTTCGTTTTTGGCCGCCAGTGCACTTCCTTCCGGTTTCGGATACCGGCTGTAGTAAAACCCATCGTTCTGCCAGGCTGCACCGGACACCTTGACCCACTCGATTTTGTCGGAAAGGTAGGTTTTGGTCGCCAGTTCCATGACCTGATATTCCTGCCAGTCTGAGCCGCCTTTTGATAAACCGACTACGGCATATTTCCCGTCTTTCGACAGCGCAAAGACGCCTAACCGGGTCGTACCATCGGCCGAAAGTTTGTTCGGGTCGATTACGAGCTCGGGTTTCCCATCAAGCCCTTTCTGCCGGTATAGCACGGACTGATTCTGCAAGCCATCGTTCTTGTAGAAGTAAAACCAGTCACCTTTACGATTGGGGGCCGAGAATTTTGGGTAGTTATAAATTTGCTCCAGTCGGTCCTGAAGTTGCTTTCTGTACGGAATTTGCGCCAAATAGTCGAACGTGACTTTGTTCTCTTCCTTAACCCATTCGGCGGTTTCGGCCGAACGGTCATCTTCGAGCCAGCGATAGGGATCGGCGACTGCCGTGCCGTGGTAGGTATCGGTTTGATCCGTTTTTTTTGCTTTAGGATAAGCCAGTGACGGAGAGCCTGACTGTGCCAAAGCCGCAGAAGAGCTGAGCATAAGCGATAATCGAATGAGATTTATGAAACGCATGTAGTCGTTTGTAGTTGATGAGTTTTGATGGCAACTGCCTACGAAGAACGCTTTAGAATATGGTAATTCCAAGTGATCGAGCCGTAAGACCTACTGGTACCAGTTTCGTTTAGATCAATCAAAATCGGCTTCTGCTGGGTGAAGAAGGGGCTTTGCCTGGAACCTGATGCGCTTATTAACTACCCGTAGCATCACAGTCCTGGGGTAAAATGCTGTCGATTGTCGACGCGCTCTCGTTTATTTTTGTAAATGCACTAAATTTGCTTTTCCTCTTATAAAACAGGTAGCTACTACTGACTTAGCCTTATTTCGCAGCTGTACTAAACGTATTCATGCCAACATTTCTAAAGTGGACGTTACTGTTCATTGGATTGCCTTTCTTGGCCCTTGCCCAGTTACAGATTACGCATCCGATGTCTCGTCTTGTCGTTCAGCGGGGTAGCGACGGCAACGGACGAATTTATTTATCCGGACGCCTGAGTGGCTCGGTCGATCGGGTAGAGGCTCAGTTGACACCCGCATCGGCCGGGCAGGGAACCGCCACCGACTGGCAGGTCGTGCAGACGAATCCAACTAATGCTGTTTTTCTTGGCTACGTAACCGCTTCGGGTGGCTGGTATGTGTTGACGGTCCGGACCATTGTAGGGAGTACTGTAACGGCTCAGGCCACTGTGCAACCCGTTGGTATCGGTGAAGTGTTCGTAACCGCCGGGCAGTCGAATTCGCGCGGACTAGGTATTGGGGATAACGATCTGGGAACCAGTACCGACCGCGTCAATGCCATTGATTCGATTAACCACTCTTATCCGCCGGGGGCCAAGGCACTCGTCTCGTCCGGCGATCCAATGCCCGTACCGGTGTTCAAGCCACTGACGGCTGGCCGGAAAGTTTTTCCAATGGCCGAAAGCTCGTGGAGTTGGGGTGAGCTAGGCGACTATATCGTTAACCGGTACAATGTTCCGGTGGCGTTCTACGTAGCGGGCTGGGATGGTTCTACAGCTGAAAACTGGTACAACTCGGCCAATGGGATTCCGACCTGCAACCGATACTACTGCGTAGAAAACTGGCCCAACCTGCAACCCTATACCAACCTCAAAAATGTCTTACACTATTACAATTCGATAGCGGGTATCCGGGCCGTACTCTGGCAGCAGGGCGAGGCTGAATACAGCTTTGCCGATGGCACGTCGAGTATTCCGCAGTATTACGATCGAATCGTGGGGGTTATCCAGAAGTCGAGGCAGGATTTTGGCGGAAAAACGATTCCGTGGATGATAGCACGCGCTTCCTTTGACGGAACTGAGTTTCGCCCCGCCGTAGTGAACGAACAGCAACGGATCATCGACACGCCGGGTCTGAATGTCTATCAGGGACCTTACAACGATACGATTGTCAACCGGTTTGCCGGTCAGACGGACGTTCATTTTAAAAATGCCACCCGCCCGGCAACGCACCCCCGCTATTACCTAAATCCGACCGCCATTCCCGCCGAAATGGGTCTCTCGCGCCTTGCCCGTAACTGGAACAATAGCCTCACGAACGCCTTTTTTCAAAATTCACAGCCCATTACACCAACGCAGTTTGCCGTTACAGGTACCATAGCGGACAACATCAAACCCGGTGATAACCTGTCGGTTCCTTTCTCCACACTAGGCACGTTCGCGAGCGATAATCAGTGGCAGGTTCAATTACTGGATTCGCTGGGGCGCTACTGGTCAACGCTCGGCAGTGGGTCCACCAGTCCGATCACTATAAAAGTCCCGGACACGCTGCGGCTGGGAAGCCGGTTTCAGCTTCGGGTGGTGGCTACATCGCCGTTCCTGCCCGCCGTACCATCCAATTTGTTCCGGACAAGTGCGACGGCATCGGTAGCCGATGTTAGCTTAAGCATGAGCATTAACCAGTTGTCGCCTAACCTGAACACGCCCATTACCGTCAGTCTTTACGTGCGTAACGACGGGCCCGGCCAAGCAAAGGACGTGGTCGTTCGCAACCGACTGCCCGATAATTTGGCTTTTTCCTTCTCCTCCGAACTGGCATTCAACAACAACGCCGTAACCAGCAGTGCAATGACCATTGATGCCGGTACCACCCGGACGGTTAGTTATGTGGCGTATCCAAACGCTGGTGGAACGTACCGCAATGCCGCTGAAATCGCCCAGGCAACGTCTCCCGATCCAGACAGTCAGCCAAACTCAGGAACGGGTGATGGACAGGACGACATGGTGGTACTGGATTTCCGGACCAAAGAGTCGGGTTCAGGCTTGTTCGTATCCCCCAACCCCAATCAGGTACCGTTGCCAGCGGTCATCAGTAACCAGCCCAGTCCCGATGCGTCGAAGGCCGACCTTAGTTTAAATTTATCCGTTAACAATCAGGTGCCTGCCTTGAACGACATCATAACGTATACCATAACGGTCTCTAACGACGGTGGATTGACGGCGTCGACACTGTTTGTGGGTGCTTACTTACCCGCCGGTCAGACCTTCGTGTCTAGCAATGATCTGACAATGACCAACAACGTCATTACGGGTAGTGTCAGTAATCTGGCTGCGAATAGCAGTAGGACGCTACAATTTACGGCTAGGGTGACTGCATCAGGCGTGAGCACATGCAGCGCACAAGTCTTATCGTCTACGCAGGCCGATCCTGATTCGGTACCCGGTAATGGGACCACCAACGGGGAGGATGATACCAGTCAGGTCGGTATTCGGGTTCGGTAATGAAGAGACTCCTACACAAACACTAACGAGCCGTTTGTGAACGGTTTAGTATGTATCTTCGTTAATACTGTATTTATCTGTGATTTTAAGGATAGTTCAGTCGGTCCTTTCCAATCGTGATGGGGAGGATTTGGCTTGGTCTGTCTTTTAGCCTACGTAGATAAAGTCAGTACGTCAATCGAGTTGTAGAACGCAGTTGGCCCGTTAATCGAAGATGAAAGTTCAGTGGATTGTTCTGGGTGCAGTTGGTATTGCGGTAGCCTTTATGCTTTCGTCGTTTCCGGGCGTTTTTGAGAAACGCGTGGACTACAATACACAGATCAAACCGTTACTGAACAAAAACTGCATTGCCTGCCACGGTGGTGTAAAGAAAGCATCGGGCTTTTCGCTGTTGTTCAAGCATGAAGCACTGGCTCCGGCTGAGTCGGGTAAACCGGCCATTATACCTGGCAATGCCGCAGGCAGCGAAATGATCCGGCGGCTCACACTGGACGATCCTGACGAACGAATGCCGCTCGATCACCCGGCCCTAAAACCGGACGAGATTGATCTGCTGCGAAAGTGGATCGATCAGGGAGCCGAATGGGGAGATCACTGGGCCTATCAGACGGTAGAAAAGCCGGAATTACCAAAAATAGGTACGTTCTGGAGTCGGCTGGGCCTGTCAAAAAATGATGAGACGGACTGGGCTAAAAATGAAATCGATCACTTTATTCTGGATAAATTGAAACAGGATGGCCTGAAACCATCCCCCGAAGCGGATCGGGCAACCCTGCTTCGTCGCCTGTCGCTCGACCTGACCGGATTGCCACCAACGGAAAAAGAAGTCGCCAGTTTCGAGGCCGATAAATCACCCGATGCTTATGAAAAGGTAGTTGATCGTTTGCTGGCCGCTCCGGCCTACGGCGAACGGTGGACGGGTATGTGGCTCGATCTGGCCCGCTATGCGGACACGAAAGGGTACGAACGCGATCCCGGTCGAAAAATATGGCGGTACCGTGATTGGCTCATCAAGGCCTTTAATGAGGACAAACCGTTCGATCAGTTTACGATTGAGCAACTAGCGGGCGATCTGTTGCCCAATCCGTCCGACGCGCAACTTATCGCGACCGGCTTCCACCGGAACACGATGAACAATGACGAAGGCGGAACGCAGGACGAAGAATTCCGGACGGCGGCAGTGATTGACCGCGTCAATACAACCTGGGACGTCTGGCAGGGAACCACGTTCTCGTGTGTGCAGTGTCACAGCCATCCCTACGACCCATTTGTGAACGATGAGTATTACAAATTTCTGGCGTTCTTCAACAACACCCGCGATGAAGATGTGACGAGCGAGACGCCGACCCTGCGATTCTTTAAACCAGCCGACTCGCTGAAAGTGGTTCACCTGCGGCAGTTCATCACCGCGAACGTTCCCGATCCTAAGCAAGCTAAGGCGCAAGCTGACTACTTTACGAAGCTGGTTCGGACGATGGAGCCGAAAATCAATTCGCACGATTTTGATCAGTTGGTCAACGCATCCTTGCTGGATGCCAAGTATTTTGGCTTTCAGCATAAAGGGTCCGTTCGGATCAAAAATGTGACACTGACGGGACGTCCTCGATTATTTATTGCGTGGGGAACAAAAGCGCCCGATGCAACCGTCACCATCCGGCAGGATAACTTGACCGGTACCGTACTGGCAACGGTACCGGTTCCGAAAACGGGTGGTGCCGGTAACGATACCATTCAGCTGATTCCGCTGCCGCTGGTTCAGGGCAAGCACAACCTGTACCTGACGCTTAACAGTCCAACGACGCCCAAAGAATGGGTTCAGATTAAATGGGTGTCGTTTCAGCCGATGCTCCCCGGTCAGCCATTGGATAAGGTTGGGGAGACCGATAAAGTTGTGCTGGATATTCTGAATGCCGATGCTGAACAAACGCCAATCATGCTCGATGGAACGGGCGATCTGGCGCGGGAAACGCATGTGTTTCAGCGGGGTAACTGGATGGTAAAAGGAAAACGTGTAGCGCCTGACGTACCGAAGTCTTTCCCCGCTATGGACCCTGCATTGCCTAAAAACCGACTGGGACTGGCTCAGTGGATGGTTAGTCGGGAGCACCCGTTAACGGCTAGGGTGGCGGTCAATCGATTCTGGGAGCAGCTGTTTGGTACGGGGATCGTCGAAACGGTCGAGGATATGGGTACGCAGGGAATCCCACCAACCCACCGCGAACTGCTGGACTATCTGGCTGTCGAGTTTATGGAAACGGATCAGTGGCATGTAAAAAAACTGCTGAAGCGACTCGTAATGTCGGCTACGTATCGGCAGCAGTCGGCGGTTTCGCCCGAGTT
This genomic window from Spirosoma agri contains:
- a CDS encoding sialate O-acetylesterase → MPTFLKWTLLFIGLPFLALAQLQITHPMSRLVVQRGSDGNGRIYLSGRLSGSVDRVEAQLTPASAGQGTATDWQVVQTNPTNAVFLGYVTASGGWYVLTVRTIVGSTVTAQATVQPVGIGEVFVTAGQSNSRGLGIGDNDLGTSTDRVNAIDSINHSYPPGAKALVSSGDPMPVPVFKPLTAGRKVFPMAESSWSWGELGDYIVNRYNVPVAFYVAGWDGSTAENWYNSANGIPTCNRYYCVENWPNLQPYTNLKNVLHYYNSIAGIRAVLWQQGEAEYSFADGTSSIPQYYDRIVGVIQKSRQDFGGKTIPWMIARASFDGTEFRPAVVNEQQRIIDTPGLNVYQGPYNDTIVNRFAGQTDVHFKNATRPATHPRYYLNPTAIPAEMGLSRLARNWNNSLTNAFFQNSQPITPTQFAVTGTIADNIKPGDNLSVPFSTLGTFASDNQWQVQLLDSLGRYWSTLGSGSTSPITIKVPDTLRLGSRFQLRVVATSPFLPAVPSNLFRTSATASVADVSLSMSINQLSPNLNTPITVSLYVRNDGPGQAKDVVVRNRLPDNLAFSFSSELAFNNNAVTSSAMTIDAGTTRTVSYVAYPNAGGTYRNAAEIAQATSPDPDSQPNSGTGDGQDDMVVLDFRTKESGSGLFVSPNPNQVPLPAVISNQPSPDASKADLSLNLSVNNQVPALNDIITYTITVSNDGGLTASTLFVGAYLPAGQTFVSSNDLTMTNNVITGSVSNLAANSSRTLQFTARVTASGVSTCSAQVLSSTQADPDSVPGNGTTNGEDDTSQVGIRVR
- a CDS encoding prolyl oligopeptidase family serine peptidase is translated as MLSSSAALAQSGSPSLAYPKAKKTDQTDTYHGTAVADPYRWLEDDRSAETAEWVKEENKVTFDYLAQIPYRKQLQDRLEQIYNYPKFSAPNRKGDWFYFYKNDGLQNQSVLYRQKGLDGKPELVIDPNKLSADGTTRLGVFALSKDGKYAVVGLSKGGSDWQEYQVMELATKTYLSDKIEWVKVSGAAWQNDGFYYSRYPKPEGSALAAKNENHQVFYHKLNTPQSADRLIYEDPKNPQRFHIASTTDDERFLLLSVSDRGKGKDGNALFFMDAKSDQKAFAPVIDDVTDFSYSVIDNDGDRLLILTNEKAPNSKVIAFDTKKKAFSTLIPEKPEPIAENSVSAAGGKLFVEYSKDVTSKVEVYDYAGKMESAIQLPAIGSAGGFGGEKDDKFVFYTFTSFTFPPTIYRYDIGTRKSTIFRAPEVDFKPTDYETKQVFYTSKDGTKVPMFLTYRKGMKLDGTNPTLLYGYGGFNISLPPAFSPLRIPFLEQGGVYAQANLRGGSEYGEKWHEQGMKLKKQNVFDDFIAAAEYLIAQKYTSPTKLAVQGGSNGGLLVGAVVNQRPDLFRVAIPQVGVMDMLRFHKFTIGWNWIADYGSSDNADEFKALYAYSPIHNLKAGTNYPATLITTADHDDRVVPAHSFKYAATLQEVYKGQNPVLIRIDTNSGHGASNTKKNIETTADIYSFILWNMGVRSLKEVASK
- a CDS encoding DUF1553 domain-containing protein, whose product is MKVQWIVLGAVGIAVAFMLSSFPGVFEKRVDYNTQIKPLLNKNCIACHGGVKKASGFSLLFKHEALAPAESGKPAIIPGNAAGSEMIRRLTLDDPDERMPLDHPALKPDEIDLLRKWIDQGAEWGDHWAYQTVEKPELPKIGTFWSRLGLSKNDETDWAKNEIDHFILDKLKQDGLKPSPEADRATLLRRLSLDLTGLPPTEKEVASFEADKSPDAYEKVVDRLLAAPAYGERWTGMWLDLARYADTKGYERDPGRKIWRYRDWLIKAFNEDKPFDQFTIEQLAGDLLPNPSDAQLIATGFHRNTMNNDEGGTQDEEFRTAAVIDRVNTTWDVWQGTTFSCVQCHSHPYDPFVNDEYYKFLAFFNNTRDEDVTSETPTLRFFKPADSLKVVHLRQFITANVPDPKQAKAQADYFTKLVRTMEPKINSHDFDQLVNASLLDAKYFGFQHKGSVRIKNVTLTGRPRLFIAWGTKAPDATVTIRQDNLTGTVLATVPVPKTGGAGNDTIQLIPLPLVQGKHNLYLTLNSPTTPKEWVQIKWVSFQPMLPGQPLDKVGETDKVVLDILNADAEQTPIMLDGTGDLARETHVFQRGNWMVKGKRVAPDVPKSFPAMDPALPKNRLGLAQWMVSREHPLTARVAVNRFWEQLFGTGIVETVEDMGTQGIPPTHRELLDYLAVEFMETDQWHVKKLLKRLVMSATYRQQSAVSPELLAKDPFNKLLARGPRVRLSAEAVHDQALAVSNLLSHKLYGPSVMPMQPDGIWQSPYDGDSWKQSTGDDLHRRALYTYWKRTAPYPSMVTFDSPSREFCQLRRLRTNTPLQALVTLNDPVYVEAAQQLADYMQQHGTSPEQQIQAGFHRVMLRGLAPKKLAIMTRLYRTTEAHYRQQPDEAKKLMARADATPALAALTVTANTMLNLDEVVTKE